In Brassica oleracea var. oleracea cultivar TO1000 unplaced genomic scaffold, BOL UnpScaffold01633, whole genome shotgun sequence, the genomic stretch AGAACTTTGGCCAAAGGCTCCAAAACGTTCACAACTCGCGAGACTCTGTTCCAAAACGCAGGACGCAGCAGGTGTAGTAAGAAATTCTACCTTTCATATAACTGGAATCCTTGCATCTATCTCATGTATCGCTTATAAATATTGACTTTAGTTGTTGTTTGTTCTCCAACAAGCTTTGCAAAATCAAGAAGGTCGTAGCAAATCTTGTGACTCTAGATATCACGATATCCTTTTCCTTTGTGTGATGTCTCATCATAGCTAACGTTTTCTCATGAGCGTATATTAACAGTGTCAAAGCTTTGGCTTTATCAATGGAGTTTGAGATATTTGGCAACTTAACAATGtcttcaaacatcaaattaacTGTGTGAGCAGCGCATGATGACCAGAATATGCATGGTCTCTTCTCTTTCAACATCTTTGCTGCCGCTAAGTTGTAGTCCGCACTGTCCGTTATAACCTGAACAACCTTCTCAGGACCAACGTCCTCTATGCATTTATCTGCGTACTCAAAGATAGATGTACCGGTCTGAGATTGTTTTGAAGAAAGATAGAATCTCCCTCCTCTTGAATTCATACACAGATTCATTACGTTCTTCTTTGTGTCACTCCATGTATCCATCAGTATAGAGCAACCATTCCGTTCCCGTTCTATCTCTAGACTCTTCAGTTTCTCcttaactattttttcttcttctgtcaaCAATGTTTCCCACAGTTCACACTGGCTTGGAGGAACCGAACCAGGTCCCAATTGTCCTAAAGCTTCACAAAACGACCTAATATAATCACTGTCAATGGCGTTAAAAGGAAGACCAGCCTGATATATCCATCTAGCACATAACTGACTCACTACATGCGTGTCATTGCTATTTTCTTGTCCACCTGAAGAAACCTCCGGAGGAGTAACAGCGGTTACAAACTTATCCATTGGACCTTGAGCTATACGATGTTTCGATCTGACAAGAATCCCTTTATACACAGCCTCTATGTTCTGCACATTAACACCCACATGCAAGCTAAGCACGTCcactttgtttttcattttccttttgtTGTTAGATGATTCCAAGACAGCTTTCATACACTTGGACTGATCTTCCTTTGAGGACCTTGGACATGAGGTAACGTTACCCTTATGGTGAGCAATATGCTCCTTAATCATGTACACACCTCCTCCCATTTCTTTCCCACACAGCTTGCATTTAACTCTATCTGGGTTTTTAGGGTCAGAAAGAAACCCATATTCCCATCCAACATCATTAGAGTTCCGCTTCAATCCAAGGGCTTCTGGATACGATGTCGAAGGCAAATCCATTTATGCAAAAACACAAGACATAACCTCCAACTATCAAGTGATGAGGTCAAAGAAGAGTACTAAtagctaagagcatgtttattgcaatAACCCCTAGGTGggtttattagtcaatattttagtattaaaattaagTTAAGAGTTTATGTTAGGAAACACCTAATTTTAGTCCTCCAATAGTAGTTTCTTAAGTTAAGAGttcttaaaaacaattattaaacattgttttattgaagctaaaatttatttattacataaaatatagtcaaagataacattttaaatatagattttaaaataaaaaacataaaaaaaaaagattattaaaataaacgaaaataatttaagaGAGGCTTtgaagctcagttgttgtcttgatcacgtccaaatttagaccgcatatgttcaaccaaatcagctttcagttgttgatgcacttgtctatcacgaattctagttcgaacacccatcatattggcgatatttgtagggatatctgttgaatacgtgagatccacatgtgaacttctGTTGCCTTCTCTTTGTTGGAattctgaaacatcaaattgagtgtattcatctcgttcatcttctactatcatattatggagtatgatacatgctctcataatattctCAATCTTgattttatcccaaaaaagtgctggatttttaacaatgtaAAATCGAGCTTGCATGACtccgaaagcacgctcgacatcttttcggacagcttcttgacgttgaccaaataaaactgcttgcgGGCCTTGTggaattggaatagattggataaaagttactcattttggataaataccatcggtgagatagtaagacCGAGAAATTCACTTGCGGAACTTGactatttattatgtcatcaaaaacaggtgaacgatcaagaacattgatatcatttaaggtacttggaggtccaaaaaacgcatgccatattcagagatcatatgaagcaaccgcctctaaaacgattgtgggttttcccgaaccgagagaatattgccctttccaagcggtgggacaattcttccattcccaatgcatacaatcgatgcttcctaactcacagaaaaacatatatataccaaTAATAAACATTGTtgagttttagtgttttttgttGCTCATTCACTTTGATGACTCTCTACTTTCATTATCCATTCGAAAATGTCGAATCTATTTTCACAGAAATATAATGACAGCTTCAATGATTTATTTCTTCCTACGAATGACTAACATCCAAATACTCGTCAGCATCACCCTAACTAGTTTTCACCAATCTGACTTTTAGAATTACTCCAAAACATATATTGGAAAATAGATGGAGAGAAGGCTGAACATGTATGAAGGTGACATCGACGAAGTGCAGATGCTTTCTCATCTTTGGCAACTTTCACCCCATCatcagaacaagaacaagaagctTGTTCGGTCTTGTGTCCAAACTGAAAGCTCTCTGCGTATGTTAATTGTCCAACCTGAAAATCAGAGCAACATACACAAGTTTAGCCACCATCCAAAGaagagaacaagaacaagaaaaacaaacatgAAATCAAACACGAAAGACACTTTGAagagaacaacaacaagaaacacaAACTTGAACTTTAATACTTCTGAAATACAGAAAATCCATTACATGACCAGAACAACAAACACAAACAGAAACTTAAATTGCTAAGCGAAAATACAACAAACAACATATAAAGGAACTTAAACAGTTAACCATAGATGACATAAACTCAAACAGACAACAAATCATTAATCAGCTTCTTCTTTAGAACTTCCTCACACTCAGACAGTGGTTCTTTTTTTGCAATTAGGCTGTCAAGCAGAGACATCTCCGAGAGCCTTTTTTCATGGCCAGATCCTGCTGTTTAATGGACTACATTGTCTGAAACTCAGACAGCCCCTTCCCCTCAACCGTCGTCTTCTTACCACGTGCCTTAGATGCTTTAACACCCGGGGACGATTGGTGCCTTCATCAGCTTCAGAAGTCTTGCTTTCAGTTGCGTGAGAGGTTGATGATTGTGCACCATCGTCAAACTTCCTCTTTTTACTGCTTCCATCGTTTTttcactacaggaaatgtgAATATTAATAGCAGCTGTTAAATGctataaatttgatataatactGCTTCCTAAAACGCTCTGACAGTGCCCGTTATAATAGGTCGGACACTTTTGATAGCGGATTTTTCGAATGCGGATAGCAAATGTTTcgtgttattaatttattttttaattattcaaaaatttattaaaaaaaattacgaaaccaaaccaaaatataattcattattaaataattcaaattactaaatcaaaaattaattcataattcataattaaaaattaaattttatttattaattaaaatcactaTACAAAGAATTGGTTTACAACTAATATCAGTTTATTTATTAACATTGGTTTATACAAAAACCCAGTTTATTAAACTAACCCTATCTAAACCAAACCTAATAAACCAACCAAAACTAAACCTAATCTACGCCGCTGCCTTCCTCCCATCGCGTGTTCTGTCGTCACCGTCGTCCTCTtccatcttcttcgtcttccttaTGTCTGTCTTCTCcctctttctccttttcttcttcttgctcggcTCCATCTCCACCAGCACAGCTTCTTCATATCTGGCTTCTTCCTGTGAcaagaacaaacaaatcaaaacttaaattcCAAACACGGAGAGAGAACAATGGCTATTGAATATGGATTGCATCAGACATACCCATCAATGTTGTGACACTACGAGAACAAGAACAACCACCAGCCCCATTATCAATTCCACTTCCTCTTCCCTGTCCCTGAAGTCAAATCCCCATTTA encodes the following:
- the LOC106321430 gene encoding uncharacterized protein LOC106321430; translation: MDLPSTSYPEALGLKRNSNDVGWEYGFLSDPKNPDRVKCKLCGKEMGGGVYMIKEHIAHHKGNVTSCPRSSKEDQSKCMKAVLESSNNKRKMKNKVDVLSLHVGVNVQNIEAVYKGILVRSKHRIAQGPMDKFVTAVTPPEVSSGGQENSNDTHVVSQLCARWIYQAGLPFNAIDSDYIRSFCEALGQLGPGSVPPSQCELWETLLTEEEKIVKEKLKSLEIERERNGCSILMDTWSDTKKNVMNLCMNSRGGRFYLSSKQSQTGTSIFEYADKCIEDVGPEKVVQVITDSADYNLAAAKMLKEKRPCIFWSSCAAHTVNLMFEDIVKLPNISNSIDKAKALTLLIYAHEKTLAMMRHHTKEKDIVISRVTRFATTFLILQSLLENKQQLKVSRVVNVLEPLAKVLKMVDGEKKTSMGFIYGELVEAKKIYQSCYQQLGRYYQPILEIIDVKIKGRLDSPLHLAAYLLNPYYFYNKPDVKPDETLMNGFLICVETF